One window from the genome of Kryptolebias marmoratus isolate JLee-2015 linkage group LG1, ASM164957v2, whole genome shotgun sequence encodes:
- the cfap251 gene encoding cilia- and flagella-associated protein 251 isoform X1 has product MSEGAKEAKDEDPSTSKEAEGEEEQRTSRDEGKGKIQPEKRKTTGQSLVYTATEETLFPKQRAHPKTQALSPSWVFGMNPALPVFSLQDHSQLVFLYATTNVGIIYNHTSNSQHILQGHSHPISCMCASEDRRWVATGDNGSASIVIIWDSYSGIPVRTLFDCHPAGGVVAMAFSSDAKLLVTLGGDDVQCVCIWDWTREAPKPLCCTELNPKHGFQACVTFKPNDSSQLLSSSKTHTLFYRRNKGSLQYFPMTFKMFTHAADATASTQRPPDPTNSVRLADVSLRLSAFHCTKPQVITATDGSLVVWDVSEDLVERRCLPIDQIKILKLQQDPITVLTVTDGLIVTGDVRGQIHFYDENFLLLKWFNHFSQDTIVSISFSKECTEGYLKDCTLKAKPMIIRNFIMSTASSKILHVNTQTSFFHTLLHENYEPLHAVACHPRQAVVAMGNQRGILKIWDYNKKVSVGCKVYRSENQIQCVAFDPKGSYLAVGFKNGAVHILNSHTLQGDPEECFHCATDSIHLITFSSDSQYLATADEGKAVTVYRLKRRKGSPPQWTYLGRHGSHYKPIKDLLFGVHLDSTQPRLLSLGMDCRLVEYDLENSRVNKLLILSSERIEQSAVPLCMAWYPPLTAEQFLLVASDQYKLKLFNSTTKMCRKTLLGPAYGSPIKQIVVLPKSRDPEINTYNLAYITEDKVGLQILPLDGNPHKSNALICHPTGVSTLACSYDGRFVFTAGRNDCSALSWEINLNVLEAAAALGGEGMAPFYTLLDGGRDGRFHKEMEDFFYYCQMRHQGTNTMKKRQVSTKIPLLEIPFLMRAVGHYPTEQEIEDMQNEVKFSKYEETANYVTEIDLDEFIRLYINHRPAFGLSSSELVQAFHVLGKSDGTEQPVLRRQELVELLQVRGEHMTEEEVAECFAALLGLSDEEDEEEALCGESKHSPESAVPAEISVETFTDHILGLPLSVEQRSAWSSPPEQ; this is encoded by the exons TCGCCATCCTGGGTCTTCGGGATGAATCCGGCTCTCCCTGTCTTCAGTCTGCAGGACCACAGTCAGCTGGTTTTCCTCTACGCCACAACTAATGTTGGGATTATTTATAATCACACCTCCAACTCCCAGCATATCCTGCAG GGTCACTCCCACCCTATCTCGTGCATGTGCGCCAGTGAGGACAGACGCTGGGTCGCAACGGGAGACAACGGCTCAGCGAGCATAGTGATAATATGGGACTCCTACTCTGG TATTCCTGTGCGGACGTTGTTTGATTGCCACCCTGCTGGAGGTGTTGTCGCCATGGCTTTCTCGAGCGACGCTAAGCTTCTGGTGACCCTCGGGGGAGATGATGTTCAA tgtgtgtgtatttgggACTGGACCAGGGAAGCCCCAAAGCCTCTCTGCTGCACTGAACTCAATCCAAAACACGGTTTTCAA GCTTGCGTCACTTTCAAACCAAATGATAGCAGtcagctcctcagcagcagtAAGACTCACACATTGTTCTACAGAAGA AACAAGGGAAGTCTGCAGTATTTTCCAATGACGTTCAAGATG TTCACCCACGCAGCTGATGCTACTGCATCTACCCAGCGTCCTCCTGACCCCACTAACAGCGTTCGCCTTGCCGACGTGTCTTTGAGACTCTCTGCGTTTCACTGCACAAAGCCTCAGGTCATAACGGCCACTGACGGCAGCCTCGTGGTGTGGGATGTCAGCGAAGACTTAGTTGAAAGACGCTGTCTGCCCATTGACCAAATCAAGATACTGAAGCTCCAGCAAGACCCGATCACTGTCCTCACCGTGACTGATGG CCTTATTGTAACCGGTGATGTCCGAGGGCAAATTCATTTTTACGACGAAAACTTCTTACTTCTCAAGTGGTTCAACCACTTCAGCCAGGACACCATTGTTTCCATTTCCTTTTCCAAAGAGTGCACAGAGGGGTATCTGAAGGACTGCACCCTGAAGGCCAAACCAATGATTATCAG GAACTTTATAATGTCCACGGCCAGTTCCAAAATCCTGCACGTGAACACACAGACCAGCTTCTTTCACACCCTCCTGCATGAAAATTATGAGCCTCTTCACGCAGTGGCATGCCATCCCAGACAGGCAGTGGTGGCCATGGGCAACCAGCGgggcattttaaaaatatgggACTATAACAAAAAAGTGTCCGTTGGCTGCAAAGTCTATAGGAGCGAAAATCAGATCCAGTGTGTTGCTTTTGACCCTAAAG GCTCCTACCTGGCAGTGGGCTTTAAAAATGGAGCTGTTCACATACTGAATTCCCACACTTTGCAAGGTGATCCAGAGGAATGTTTCCACTGCGCCACAGACAGCATCCATCTCATCACCTTCTCGTCAGACTCGCAGTACCTTGCCACTGCG gATGAAGGTAAGGCTGTGACAGTTTACCGCTTGAAGAGGAGAAAAGGGTCCCCTCCTCAGTGGACGTATTTAGGTAGACATGGTTCTCACTACAAACCTATCAAAGACCTTCTTTTTGGAGTTCATCTGGACAGCACCCAACCAAGACTGCTCTCTCTGGGAATGGACTGCAGACTG GTGGAGTATGACCTAGAGAACAGCAGAGTGAACAAGCTCCTCATCCTAAGCTCTGAGCGTATTGAGCAAAGCGCTGTGCCTCTGTGCATGGCGTGGTATCCTCCTCTTACGGCAGAGCAATTTCTCCTCGTTGCCTCGGACCAATACAAGCTGAAGCTTTTCAACAGCACAACTAAGATGTGCAG AAAGACTCTTCTCGGCCCCGCATATGGTTCTCCCATTAAGCAAATAGTTGTTCTTCCCAAGTCGAGAGACCctgaaataaacacatacaACCTGGCATACATCACAGAGGATAAG GTGGGTCTCCAGATTTTACCTCTGGATGGGAACCCCCACAAGTCCAACGCTTTGATCTGCCATCCAACAGGGGTGTCCACGCTCGCCTGCTCCTACGACGGACGGTTTGTTTTCACTGCAGGAAGAAATGATTGCAGCGCCTTGTCGTGGGAAATTAACTTGAA TGTGTTGGAGGCAGCAGCGGCATTGGGTGGAGAGGGCATGGCACCATTTTACACTCTCCTAGACGGAGGAAGAGACGGCAGGTTTCACAAG gagaTGGAAGACTTTTTCTACTACTGCCAAATGCGTCACCAAGGCACTAACACGATGAAAAAACGACAAGTATCCACCAAAATTCCCCTGCTTGAGATTCCCTTTCTAATGAGAGCTGTGGGCCACTATCCCACTGAGCAAGAG ATAGAAGACATGCAGAATGAAGTCAAGTTCAGCAAATATGAGGAAACAGCAAACTATGTGACTGAAATCGACCTGGACGAGTTTATCAGGCTGTATATAAACCATCGTCCAGCTTTTGGCCTCTCCAGCAGTGAGCTTGTCCAAGCTTTTCATGTCCTTGGTAAAAGTGACGGTACAGAACAGCCCGTTCTGCGGAGACAGGAACTGGTAGAACTTCTACAGGTTCGAG GGGAGCACATGACGGAGGAAGAGGTGGCAGAGTGCTTTGCTGCACTTTTAGGCCTCAGTGAcgaggaagatgaagaagaggCACTTT gtgGAGAATCAAAACATTCGCCAGAGAGTGCAGTCCCAGCTGAGATATCTGTGGAGACATTTACAGATCACATCCTGGGCTTACCACTCTCAGTGGAGCAGAGGAGCGCCTGGTCGTCCCCTCCGGAGCAATAA
- the cfap251 gene encoding cilia- and flagella-associated protein 251 isoform X2, whose protein sequence is MSEGAKEAKDEDPSTSKEAEGEEEQRTSRDEGKGKIQPEKRKTTGQSLVYTATEETLFPKQRAHPKTQALSPSWVFGMNPALPVFSLQDHSQLVFLYATTNVGIIYNHTSNSQHILQGHSHPISCMCASEDRRWVATGDNGSASIVIIWDSYSGIPVRTLFDCHPAGGVVAMAFSSDAKLLVTLGGDDVQCVCIWDWTREAPKPLCCTELNPKHGFQACVTFKPNDSSQLLSSSKTHTLFYRRNKGSLQYFPMTFKMFTHAADATASTQRPPDPTNSVRLADVSLRLSAFHCTKPQVITATDGSLVVWDVSEDLVERRCLPIDQIKILKLQQDPITVLTVTDGLIVTGDVRGQIHFYDENFLLLKWFNHFSQDTIVSISFSKECTEGYLKDCTLKAKPMIIRNFIMSTASSKILHVNTQTSFFHTLLHENYEPLHAVACHPRQAVVAMGNQRGILKIWDYNKKVSVGCKVYRSENQIQCVAFDPKGSYLAVGFKNGAVHILNSHTLQGDPEECFHCATDSIHLITFSSDSQYLATADEGKAVTVYRLKRRKGSPPQWTYLGRHGSHYKPIKDLLFGVHLDSTQPRLLSLGMDCRLVEYDLENSRVNKLLILSSERIEQSAVPLCMAWYPPLTAEQFLLVASDQYKLKLFNSTTKMCRKTLLGPAYGSPIKQIVVLPKSRDPEINTYNLAYITEDKVGLQILPLDGNPHKSNALICHPTGVSTLACSYDGRFVFTAGRNDCSALSWEINLNVLEAAAALGGEGMAPFYTLLDGGRDGRFHKEMEDFFYYCQMRHQGTNTMKKRQVSTKIPLLEIPFLMRAVGHYPTEQEIEDMQNEVKFSKYEETANYVTEIDLDEFIRLYINHRPAFGLSSSELVQAFHVLGKSDGTEQPVLRRQELVELLQVRGEHMTEEEVAECFAALLGLSDEEDEEEALCKHDKSYST, encoded by the exons TCGCCATCCTGGGTCTTCGGGATGAATCCGGCTCTCCCTGTCTTCAGTCTGCAGGACCACAGTCAGCTGGTTTTCCTCTACGCCACAACTAATGTTGGGATTATTTATAATCACACCTCCAACTCCCAGCATATCCTGCAG GGTCACTCCCACCCTATCTCGTGCATGTGCGCCAGTGAGGACAGACGCTGGGTCGCAACGGGAGACAACGGCTCAGCGAGCATAGTGATAATATGGGACTCCTACTCTGG TATTCCTGTGCGGACGTTGTTTGATTGCCACCCTGCTGGAGGTGTTGTCGCCATGGCTTTCTCGAGCGACGCTAAGCTTCTGGTGACCCTCGGGGGAGATGATGTTCAA tgtgtgtgtatttgggACTGGACCAGGGAAGCCCCAAAGCCTCTCTGCTGCACTGAACTCAATCCAAAACACGGTTTTCAA GCTTGCGTCACTTTCAAACCAAATGATAGCAGtcagctcctcagcagcagtAAGACTCACACATTGTTCTACAGAAGA AACAAGGGAAGTCTGCAGTATTTTCCAATGACGTTCAAGATG TTCACCCACGCAGCTGATGCTACTGCATCTACCCAGCGTCCTCCTGACCCCACTAACAGCGTTCGCCTTGCCGACGTGTCTTTGAGACTCTCTGCGTTTCACTGCACAAAGCCTCAGGTCATAACGGCCACTGACGGCAGCCTCGTGGTGTGGGATGTCAGCGAAGACTTAGTTGAAAGACGCTGTCTGCCCATTGACCAAATCAAGATACTGAAGCTCCAGCAAGACCCGATCACTGTCCTCACCGTGACTGATGG CCTTATTGTAACCGGTGATGTCCGAGGGCAAATTCATTTTTACGACGAAAACTTCTTACTTCTCAAGTGGTTCAACCACTTCAGCCAGGACACCATTGTTTCCATTTCCTTTTCCAAAGAGTGCACAGAGGGGTATCTGAAGGACTGCACCCTGAAGGCCAAACCAATGATTATCAG GAACTTTATAATGTCCACGGCCAGTTCCAAAATCCTGCACGTGAACACACAGACCAGCTTCTTTCACACCCTCCTGCATGAAAATTATGAGCCTCTTCACGCAGTGGCATGCCATCCCAGACAGGCAGTGGTGGCCATGGGCAACCAGCGgggcattttaaaaatatgggACTATAACAAAAAAGTGTCCGTTGGCTGCAAAGTCTATAGGAGCGAAAATCAGATCCAGTGTGTTGCTTTTGACCCTAAAG GCTCCTACCTGGCAGTGGGCTTTAAAAATGGAGCTGTTCACATACTGAATTCCCACACTTTGCAAGGTGATCCAGAGGAATGTTTCCACTGCGCCACAGACAGCATCCATCTCATCACCTTCTCGTCAGACTCGCAGTACCTTGCCACTGCG gATGAAGGTAAGGCTGTGACAGTTTACCGCTTGAAGAGGAGAAAAGGGTCCCCTCCTCAGTGGACGTATTTAGGTAGACATGGTTCTCACTACAAACCTATCAAAGACCTTCTTTTTGGAGTTCATCTGGACAGCACCCAACCAAGACTGCTCTCTCTGGGAATGGACTGCAGACTG GTGGAGTATGACCTAGAGAACAGCAGAGTGAACAAGCTCCTCATCCTAAGCTCTGAGCGTATTGAGCAAAGCGCTGTGCCTCTGTGCATGGCGTGGTATCCTCCTCTTACGGCAGAGCAATTTCTCCTCGTTGCCTCGGACCAATACAAGCTGAAGCTTTTCAACAGCACAACTAAGATGTGCAG AAAGACTCTTCTCGGCCCCGCATATGGTTCTCCCATTAAGCAAATAGTTGTTCTTCCCAAGTCGAGAGACCctgaaataaacacatacaACCTGGCATACATCACAGAGGATAAG GTGGGTCTCCAGATTTTACCTCTGGATGGGAACCCCCACAAGTCCAACGCTTTGATCTGCCATCCAACAGGGGTGTCCACGCTCGCCTGCTCCTACGACGGACGGTTTGTTTTCACTGCAGGAAGAAATGATTGCAGCGCCTTGTCGTGGGAAATTAACTTGAA TGTGTTGGAGGCAGCAGCGGCATTGGGTGGAGAGGGCATGGCACCATTTTACACTCTCCTAGACGGAGGAAGAGACGGCAGGTTTCACAAG gagaTGGAAGACTTTTTCTACTACTGCCAAATGCGTCACCAAGGCACTAACACGATGAAAAAACGACAAGTATCCACCAAAATTCCCCTGCTTGAGATTCCCTTTCTAATGAGAGCTGTGGGCCACTATCCCACTGAGCAAGAG ATAGAAGACATGCAGAATGAAGTCAAGTTCAGCAAATATGAGGAAACAGCAAACTATGTGACTGAAATCGACCTGGACGAGTTTATCAGGCTGTATATAAACCATCGTCCAGCTTTTGGCCTCTCCAGCAGTGAGCTTGTCCAAGCTTTTCATGTCCTTGGTAAAAGTGACGGTACAGAACAGCCCGTTCTGCGGAGACAGGAACTGGTAGAACTTCTACAGGTTCGAG GGGAGCACATGACGGAGGAAGAGGTGGCAGAGTGCTTTGCTGCACTTTTAGGCCTCAGTGAcgaggaagatgaagaagaggCACTTTGTAAGCATGACAAATCATACAGCacgtga